A DNA window from uncultured Methanoregula sp. contains the following coding sequences:
- a CDS encoding formylmethanofuran dehydrogenase subunit A produces the protein MSEYIIKNGHVFDPVQGIKGDKKDIAVKDGKIVDKVGSGAKVIDAAGKTVMAGAIEVHAHVAGPKVNAGRWYRPEDKHFDSHKKPGITRIEGGKSIPTVFKTGYEYARLGFTFAMEAAMPPLYARHVHEEIHDTPIIDEAALPVFGNNWFILEYLKNHEVENTAAYIAWILRQTKGYGVKCVNPGGTEAWAWGLNCLTIHDPVPYFEITPAEIIKGLIEANEYLGLPHSMHLHQNDLGNPGNYKTTIDSLKLAEGIKANNNFGREQVLHSTHLQFHAYKGTNWGDFESGAKEVMDYVNKQKNLTIDTGNVTLDETTTMTADGPFEHHLHGLNHLKWFNVDVELETAAGIVPFIYDPNNAVFASQWAVGLEIALYAKDPMRCFITTDHPNAGPFTRYPRVYSWLMSKKVRDERLHSFKKADKVIAATNLASMDREITLYELAAMTRAGPAKCLGLAKDYGGLKPGMNADIAIYNINPDKFPSSGPEIEKAFANVAYLFKDGKICVEGGKIVDMGHKQTFWVDAKVNENKQVMHDIREKFLRYYSINENNYPVPESYAPHQHIIGVDATKA, from the coding sequence ATGTCTGAATATATCATCAAGAACGGACACGTCTTTGACCCGGTCCAGGGCATCAAGGGTGACAAGAAAGATATCGCTGTCAAGGATGGCAAGATTGTCGACAAGGTCGGATCCGGTGCAAAGGTCATCGATGCCGCAGGCAAGACCGTCATGGCAGGAGCCATCGAGGTTCACGCCCATGTTGCAGGCCCCAAGGTCAATGCAGGCCGCTGGTACCGCCCCGAGGACAAGCATTTCGACTCGCACAAGAAGCCCGGTATCACCAGGATCGAGGGCGGCAAGTCCATCCCGACCGTCTTCAAGACCGGCTACGAGTATGCCCGGCTTGGGTTCACGTTCGCGATGGAAGCCGCAATGCCCCCGCTGTATGCCCGGCATGTCCACGAAGAGATCCACGACACCCCCATCATTGACGAAGCCGCACTCCCGGTCTTCGGCAACAACTGGTTCATCCTTGAGTACCTCAAGAACCATGAAGTCGAGAACACCGCAGCCTACATTGCCTGGATTCTCCGCCAGACCAAGGGCTATGGTGTCAAGTGCGTCAACCCCGGCGGCACCGAAGCCTGGGCCTGGGGACTGAACTGTCTCACCATCCACGACCCGGTCCCGTACTTCGAGATCACCCCGGCAGAGATCATCAAGGGCTTAATCGAGGCAAACGAGTACCTCGGCCTCCCGCACTCGATGCACCTCCACCAGAACGATCTCGGCAACCCCGGCAACTACAAGACCACGATCGACTCCTTGAAGCTCGCAGAAGGCATCAAGGCCAACAACAACTTCGGCCGCGAGCAGGTCCTGCACTCCACGCACCTTCAGTTCCATGCCTACAAGGGCACCAACTGGGGCGACTTCGAGTCCGGTGCCAAGGAAGTCATGGACTACGTCAACAAGCAGAAGAACCTCACCATCGATACCGGTAACGTCACCCTTGACGAGACCACGACGATGACTGCCGACGGTCCGTTCGAACACCACCTCCACGGCCTCAACCACTTAAAGTGGTTCAACGTGGATGTCGAGCTCGAGACCGCAGCGGGTATCGTGCCATTCATCTACGACCCGAACAACGCAGTCTTCGCCAGCCAGTGGGCAGTAGGCCTTGAGATCGCACTCTATGCAAAGGACCCGATGCGCTGCTTCATCACCACCGACCACCCGAACGCAGGACCGTTCACCCGCTACCCGCGTGTGTACTCCTGGCTGATGTCCAAGAAGGTCCGTGACGAACGCCTCCACTCCTTCAAGAAAGCCGACAAGGTCATCGCAGCAACGAACCTCGCCAGCATGGACCGCGAGATCACGCTCTACGAACTGGCAGCCATGACCCGCGCCGGCCCGGCAAAATGCCTTGGCCTTGCAAAGGACTACGGCGGCCTGAAGCCGGGCATGAACGCCGACATCGCCATCTACAACATCAACCCCGACAAGTTCCCCTCAAGCGGGCCTGAGATCGAGAAGGCATTTGCAAACGTTGCCTACCTCTTCAAGGACGGCAAGATCTGTGTCGAAGGCGGCAAGATCGTCGACATGGGCCACAAGCAGACATTCTGGGTGGATGCCAAGGTCAACGAGAACAAGCAGGTCATGCACGACATCCGCGAGAAGTTCCTCCGCTACTACAGCATCAACGAGAACAACTACCCGGTCCCCGAGAGCTATGCACCGCACCAGCACATCATCGGCGTGGATGCAACCAAGGCGTGA
- a CDS encoding formylmethanofuran dehydrogenase subunit C, producing the protein MNTVTLTVKKQPELYLECENVNTDAFAGKTAAEIAKLGAFQGKEISTIGDYFTIAGDAGATAADTKIIVNGDCTKMKYLGAKMTAGEMIVNSACDMYTGSWMKGGKLTVNGDVHSFCGLALAGGEFTINGNAGNYLGAAYRGDWRGMSGGVLRVKGNAGSDVASFMTGGEMIIEGSVDIHLGTHMEGGKIILKGNANRRVGGQLVKGEIYVFGKINVMMPGYKPVGEVDLEVDGTKATFVDYIGDLGERHPKRKGETVYGHLYMKK; encoded by the coding sequence ATGAACACGGTTACACTCACAGTAAAAAAGCAGCCGGAACTCTACCTTGAATGCGAGAACGTCAACACTGACGCATTTGCCGGCAAGACGGCTGCCGAGATCGCAAAACTCGGCGCTTTCCAGGGCAAGGAGATCTCCACCATCGGCGATTACTTCACCATCGCCGGCGACGCCGGAGCAACTGCCGCTGACACGAAGATCATTGTCAATGGTGACTGCACGAAGATGAAGTATCTCGGGGCCAAGATGACCGCCGGCGAGATGATCGTCAACTCAGCCTGCGATATGTACACGGGCAGCTGGATGAAGGGCGGAAAACTCACCGTCAACGGAGATGTACACTCGTTCTGCGGCCTTGCGCTTGCAGGCGGCGAGTTCACCATCAACGGCAATGCCGGCAACTACCTTGGCGCTGCCTACCGGGGCGACTGGAGAGGCATGTCAGGCGGGGTCCTTCGCGTGAAGGGCAATGCCGGTTCCGATGTCGCCAGTTTCATGACCGGCGGCGAGATGATCATCGAAGGCAGTGTTGATATTCACCTCGGCACCCACATGGAGGGTGGCAAGATCATCCTCAAGGGCAATGCAAACCGCCGTGTCGGCGGCCAGCTGGTCAAGGGCGAGATCTATGTCTTTGGCAAGATCAATGTCATGATGCCCGGCTACAAGCCGGTCGGAGAGGTTGATCTCGAAGTTGACGGCACCAAGGCAACATTCGTCGATTACATCGGCGACCTTGGCGAGCGCCATCCCAAGCGGAAGGGCGAGACCGTCTACGGCCACCTCTATATGAAAAAATAA
- a CDS encoding rubredoxin, with translation MDKYVCTMCGHIYDPAVGETKAFNNTILVNTDRMELYEGKIMATQPIKAGTDFKNIPADWKCPSCGHPKSYYRKMEPDTLRAMRTITY, from the coding sequence ATGGACAAATACGTATGCACGATGTGCGGTCATATCTATGACCCGGCAGTCGGAGAGACGAAGGCATTCAACAACACCATTCTGGTCAACACGGACCGGATGGAACTCTATGAGGGCAAGATCATGGCGACCCAGCCGATCAAGGCCGGCACGGATTTCAAAAACATTCCGGCAGACTGGAAATGTCCGTCCTGCGGCCACCCGAAGTCGTACTACCGCAAGATGGAACCGGACACACTCCGGGCAATGCGGACGATCACCTACTGA
- a CDS encoding class I SAM-dependent methyltransferase codes for MNPSVFAFDRFAEEYDQWFDDNAGIYATQVDHLRRYIPTGARTLETGVGSGRFSSRLGIRNGIDPSLRLLAMAKSRGLEAVLGKGEFLPYRDGIFDGVLMMTAICFMDDVDRSFQEAFRVLKAEGMLVVAFLEKDGEIAQREEGSGGRFFRYARFFSVAEVTAALAGAGFSGIFVLESLHSLCIMTATKE; via the coding sequence ATGAACCCGTCAGTTTTTGCATTCGATCGTTTTGCCGAAGAGTACGATCAATGGTTCGATGATAATGCCGGGATCTATGCAACCCAGGTCGATCATCTCCGCCGGTATATTCCAACCGGGGCGCGGACTCTTGAAACCGGTGTCGGCTCCGGCAGGTTTTCATCCCGGCTTGGGATACGAAACGGTATCGACCCGTCACTCCGGCTGCTCGCAATGGCCAAAAGCCGTGGGCTGGAAGCAGTTCTCGGTAAAGGAGAGTTCCTGCCGTACCGGGACGGGATATTTGACGGTGTCCTGATGATGACCGCCATCTGCTTCATGGATGATGTTGACCGGTCCTTTCAGGAGGCCTTCCGCGTTCTTAAGGCCGAAGGGATGCTGGTTGTTGCCTTCCTGGAAAAAGACGGGGAGATTGCTCAGCGGGAAGAAGGATCCGGCGGCCGGTTTTTCCGGTATGCCAGGTTTTTTTCTGTCGCGGAGGTAACTGCAGCACTGGCCGGAGCAGGTTTTTCCGGTATTTTCGTTTTGGAAAGTCTGCACAGTCTCTGTATCATGACTGCAACAAAAGAATGA
- a CDS encoding aminotransferase class V-fold PLP-dependent enzyme — protein MADHPAGEPPLIYLNNAATSWPKPPEVLAEVARCLATPFFEHGRSTAGGATDYPSAARDALAGFFNAEEPDHIIFTQSATDSLNILIHGFTKNQKKPFHTITTELEHNSVLRPLQTLKEEGHLALSIVPFQDNRVSLQDIKKALEPDTRLVVMTHGSNVLGSLQHVRPVAEYCASNEIFLIVDGAQTAGQVPINLAEIPAGAFVFTGHKALFGLPGIGGFYIQDPEAVVPVRQGGTGTDSRTLAHPQDMPQRFEAGTPNYPGIASLLAGIRYIEQEGQDVISNKCKSLISHMVGKLSEDPNIILYNQNPDLPVISFNIRNMDNDEVGYILAKAYGIVTRTGLHCAPLVHQRIDGGKGCVRISFSHLNTPEECRSAVKSVREVAEGANS, from the coding sequence ATGGCTGATCACCCGGCAGGTGAACCTCCGCTCATCTACCTCAACAATGCTGCAACCAGCTGGCCAAAACCACCCGAAGTCCTTGCAGAAGTTGCCCGGTGTCTTGCGACCCCTTTCTTTGAACACGGGCGTTCCACTGCCGGCGGAGCAACGGATTATCCCTCTGCCGCACGGGATGCCCTTGCCGGATTTTTCAATGCAGAAGAACCCGATCATATCATATTCACGCAAAGTGCAACGGATTCCTTGAACATTCTCATACACGGATTTACAAAAAACCAGAAAAAGCCGTTCCATACAATAACAACGGAACTGGAGCATAACTCCGTCCTCCGTCCCCTGCAGACGCTCAAAGAGGAAGGGCACCTCGCACTCTCTATCGTCCCCTTCCAGGATAATCGCGTCTCCCTGCAGGACATCAAAAAAGCTCTAGAGCCCGATACCCGCCTTGTTGTCATGACTCATGGCAGCAACGTGCTCGGCTCCTTACAACACGTACGGCCGGTTGCTGAATACTGTGCATCAAACGAAATCTTCCTCATTGTTGACGGGGCACAGACTGCGGGGCAGGTTCCCATTAACCTGGCGGAAATCCCGGCAGGTGCATTTGTATTCACCGGGCACAAAGCACTTTTCGGGCTCCCCGGTATCGGGGGATTCTACATCCAGGATCCTGAAGCGGTCGTGCCCGTCAGGCAGGGGGGGACGGGTACGGATTCCCGCACCCTTGCTCATCCGCAGGATATGCCGCAAAGATTCGAAGCCGGCACTCCGAACTATCCCGGCATAGCTTCGCTCCTTGCCGGCATCCGGTACATTGAACAGGAAGGACAGGATGTAATCAGCAATAAATGCAAAAGCCTCATTTCACACATGGTCGGGAAACTGTCCGAGGATCCAAATATCATCCTCTACAATCAGAATCCCGATCTCCCGGTCATCTCCTTCAATATCAGGAACATGGATAATGATGAAGTCGGCTACATCCTGGCAAAAGCGTATGGTATTGTTACCCGTACCGGCCTTCACTGTGCCCCGCTCGTCCACCAGCGGATCGATGGCGGCAAGGGATGTGTCCGTATCAGTTTCTCCCATCTCAATACTCCGGAAGAGTGTCGTTCTGCGGTGAAATCTGTGCGGGAGGTTGCAGAAGGTGCGAATAGTTAA
- a CDS encoding 4Fe-4S binding protein, with amino-acid sequence MDQDLFTRGGIITERDPDYCIVRLRMPAGMITPAQIREVGEIASRYGVEKIHLTTRQTMEFPHVDPSKLGGLLAELEANGTSLGAEREEVVNITSCLGTRNCKFGIIDSVGLAEEIDKKFFGKELPVKVRIAISSCPNGCESERLNEIGITGIQRPIRDPGLCTGCGTCTHYCREKAIEVVDGVILLHTAKCMECGFCIMPCPFHLISGAPPEYRITVGGHRGRHPILGRHLIDVKSHEEVIRVIDKIIYWIYRQASSGSLLPEQLDELEFDKFKSEIVKMIGG; translated from the coding sequence GTGGACCAGGACCTCTTTACCCGTGGAGGTATCATCACGGAACGTGACCCGGACTACTGTATTGTCCGGCTCCGCATGCCTGCCGGTATGATCACCCCTGCCCAGATCAGGGAAGTCGGGGAGATCGCCTCCCGGTACGGGGTTGAGAAGATCCATCTCACGACCCGCCAGACGATGGAGTTCCCGCACGTGGACCCCTCAAAGCTTGGAGGTCTCCTTGCGGAACTGGAAGCGAACGGAACCTCCCTCGGGGCCGAACGCGAGGAGGTTGTCAACATCACCTCCTGCCTCGGGACCCGGAACTGCAAGTTCGGGATCATCGACTCCGTGGGGCTTGCCGAAGAGATCGATAAGAAATTCTTCGGAAAGGAGCTGCCGGTCAAGGTGCGGATTGCCATCTCCTCCTGCCCGAACGGTTGCGAGAGCGAACGGCTCAACGAGATCGGAATCACCGGTATCCAGCGGCCGATCCGCGACCCCGGTCTCTGTACCGGCTGCGGCACCTGCACCCACTACTGCCGGGAGAAGGCAATCGAGGTCGTGGACGGGGTGATTCTCCTCCATACAGCAAAGTGCATGGAGTGCGGGTTCTGCATCATGCCCTGCCCGTTCCATCTCATAAGCGGCGCACCCCCGGAATACCGGATTACGGTCGGCGGCCACCGGGGCCGGCACCCGATACTCGGGCGTCACCTGATCGATGTGAAATCCCACGAGGAGGTGATCCGGGTCATCGACAAGATCATCTACTGGATTTACCGCCAGGCCTCAAGCGGGTCGCTCCTGCCCGAGCAGCTGGACGAGCTTGAGTTTGACAAGTTCAAGTCTGAGATCGTAAAGATGATCGGCGGATAA
- a CDS encoding YeeE/YedE thiosulfate transporter family protein encodes MAETKAKCDESTSCLDTLARNPLYVGIAIGILAAFVQVLLISAGGPEAYGFCVACHTRDVVNTAVNDVAGTKLAVAAISQNAILPVLTVVGVLIGAFISAKAYTEFRTKTGNAVSYIWYAIGGLLFMIFALFMGGCPYRIGLRVGYGDVVALIGLFGIIAGVLIGIQVATKLMEREA; translated from the coding sequence ATGGCCGAAACCAAGGCAAAATGTGATGAATCCACTTCGTGCCTGGACACCCTTGCCAGAAACCCGCTCTATGTCGGGATTGCAATCGGTATCCTCGCCGCATTCGTACAGGTTCTGCTGATCAGTGCGGGCGGGCCGGAAGCCTATGGCTTCTGTGTTGCCTGCCACACCAGGGATGTTGTGAATACTGCTGTCAACGATGTTGCCGGAACAAAACTCGCGGTTGCTGCGATCTCGCAGAACGCAATTCTCCCGGTCCTCACCGTTGTGGGTGTCCTCATAGGGGCATTCATCTCGGCAAAGGCCTACACGGAGTTCAGGACCAAGACCGGTAACGCGGTCTCGTACATCTGGTACGCGATCGGTGGCCTGCTTTTTATGATCTTCGCGCTCTTCATGGGCGGCTGTCCGTATCGTATCGGCCTCAGAGTCGGGTACGGCGATGTCGTGGCCTTAATCGGCCTTTTCGGCATCATAGCCGGTGT